The Rhea pennata isolate bPtePen1 chromosome 18, bPtePen1.pri, whole genome shotgun sequence genomic sequence ACTTACACAACACACAAGACTCGAGTAACTCTTTCTTTAGTCACTGATGGGAAAGTAAGTTCCATAGCAACTGAAAtcaaacactgcagaaagaCAAAATGAGAGGATTTGCTTTTAATAGCCAGCAAAAGAAAGCGTCCCATACTTGCAGGTGCAGGACAAGTCCCCATACACGGATGACACATCTCCCAGGAGGCTGGGGGCGCCGCCACGGTGCAGCAACCCCGCCACTCGCTCCCTAGCGCACGTAGTTCTTGGGGAAGAGCTGGAAGAGCTTGCCCTCCTGCGTCGGCTCGAAGCCGTACTTCTCCAGGTCGCTCGGGTCGAAAGTGCCTTCCTTCACGTCCTTCTCGATGCTGGGGGCCACCACCTCGGTGAAGAGCTGCTTGGCCGTCATGGGCGGCTCGGAGCCCTCGGGGGCGCGGTACGAGACGTAAGGCTTGAGCTTGAAGCCCGTCAGGTCGGGTACGACGAACTGCGGCACCATCTCCTTGATGAGGATGAACTTCTTGTTGGAGGTGAGCACGCCCAGCTTCTTGGCCCCGCGGCCCTTGTTGTAGCTGCGCGGGCCGCGCTTGCTGGTGAACGGCGCTATGCGGTCGGCGCCCCGCACCAGCCCGCGAGCCAGCTCGCTCAGCAGCCCCatgccgggccccgccgcgccgcgccggcgcctcACCTCAGCGCGCTCCGGAACCCGCACGCGCCAACACCGCCCGCTCCCATTGGCCGGAACGCAGCAGCCAATCCGCAGCGCCTGCGAGACACGCCGGCCGCCCCACGCGGGGGGGGCGGGCACTCCCCTCCAACCAAtccgcggcgggggggggggcggggcctgacgccccggcggcggggcggggcgggggggcgtTCCCTCCGCGACCttcgccccctcccccccgccccgccccgctccccctcGCCCCTCACCCTTGACCCctgccgcggcggctccgggagCGGCGGCCGGTGAGGGAGCTGCGGcggtgccgctgccgccgcctcgggctcggctcggctcggctcggctcggcgcgccgcgccgcggggccggggccgcggccgcgggcgctgggctttggcggcggcggcggcggcggggatCGGGGATCGGGGCCTCGCCCGCCGCGGTGCCTCGGGCCGCAGCTGGCTCCTTCGGTTTCCCTCCTCCGTGACTTCCCGTTTGCCTTACGGAGGGGCGGAaagcggcggcgggcgcgggctgcgccgcggggAGCTGCCTGTGGGGCACGGCCCCGAGCGGCCAGGGGTCGCCGCGACCCACTAAGGCGCGCTAAAGCTCCAGCCTGGTTtcctgaaggtttttttttccttcttttccatttctcttaaTGACAGAAACCCGAAGATTCCTGGTTTGCAGTACTAAAGCGCGGGAGCCTGGGCTGGCAGGCTCCCTGGCGCCGGTGGGTATTCTCTGTATTTACGTTTCAATATTTGCCTGTGGAAGTTTCATTAAGGAGAGAGTGCTGAGGAGCGACGAGGTTCCTAAGTGTTTGAGTAAAGTCCTGTTATATCGCTTAACAGAGAACTTCATTAGCTGTCATTGCTGATAactctgttttttccttgaACAAAATTGCCTCTTTTTGTTGCCCAgcgaggagaaaaaaagatgatgaagaagaagggtgagggaaagaaaaagatgttcttGAGTTGGCTTGTTAGGCCAAATTGGAAGAGCAGTTCTTCTATGCTTTGTACTGCGGAGTTAGAAAAGACTTTAGGTTATGGATTACTGTTGCCTCTTAACTTacacttttctctctcctctcccctcccccccccaggtATATCTCCAGACATGGATGGAGAAGGCAACAGCACCAGCCTTGAGGTACAGTATGCTTTGCCATATTTATTTCCCTGTAAATATTTCTAGAAGCTGAAAGATAATTTACCTTGTATAATAACATTTGGTTAATGTCTTTAGAggcagtgtttttattttgaaaaaaccTCTCctgatgctttgtttttctgaaacttttaagATTTGTTCcagtctttgtttttctttttgattgcAAACCatctgctctctctctttttttttttttttttttttcataatctaAACTGTTAGCAGGACACAATTTAAGTACCTTTTGCTTCAACAGTAACTTGTAGCCTAAATAGGGAAGAACGGCAGACTGctcttgtctttgtttttaatcataaaTAAGAAACTCACAGTCCACCAAATCATGTGATGCTTTTGGTAGTAATGAAAGATGAGGCCTGTGATAGGAAATAGTTATTCTAAGAACTAAAATACATATGTAACATACTTTTGCATAGATTGAAGGTGTTTTGTTAAAATCCAGTATCTCTAGTCAAAAGATAGGCATGTGGACTGGTGTGTTTATAAGGTACAAGGAAGTCTTGTATTCTAGACAATACGAATTTTAAGGTCATGCTTTTTGTGCTGATAAGCGTTTTCCACTCCTCCCTAATGGAGTATGTCTCACTGTTTGCCTTTGATTGCAATATGAAGTTGTTAAATTCTTGGCAGAGCTGCTTATTGTTTTATGCTTGGTGCCCTGCATGAGTGTGAGAATTCTTTAGATAGCTGTGTGTATTAATTATTGTGAAAAATCATTAAGAGACATTTTAAACTTCAAAGTGAtttagaatttttgttttcttgaaaaaagcAGACATTCTTTATATTATATACTTTTAGCGTATTATTACTTGATTTTCTGATGCAGCAAACATCTTTCCAGGATTTTTCGTCAAGTTTTTGGTGGAGTGTTTGAGAATTATTGAGGGTATGTAAGGGATGCCTAAAGTCCTTGAATTTAGGTGCTGATCACATCTCTTTAAAGGGCTATGAAGGATCTGTTCTGCAAGCTTGGGCCGATGAGGCTTTGTAGGACTTGCGATGCAACAGTGGCTTCATAGCATGCCGTCTTGTTATGAAGAACTGCTTACGTGTCTCGGGCATCTGCAGAGTCACAACCTGTTTACTTATGTTCTCTTATTCCATGAATGTATGGTCGCTGCgctttgcttttcctaaagGGTTGCCtctgtgctttaaaatgatAACCAGCGGAGCTCTGCGGCCGCAGTCATACAGGAATGTTGATGATTACAAATACTGGTGTGAGCACTTTATCAGACCTGCTTCATCTTTCTCGAggtctgaatttcttctttcccttatcacctttctctctgtgtgtgtgtgagcgtatgtgttttattcttttgctcatgaatttgttttttctcctcatatAATGACAATGTGACTGTCCATTGGTAATTAGTATTTTCCGTATTACTATACAAATTGGTATGATCTCAAATAATTGATTTGTGCTTATCCCTGACACCATCAGGAAGGAATATGTTACATGTCCACACTAGACTTTGACAAAGAACAGCGAGTTCTTAGTATGAATGTGTTGTATTTGTTGCTAACaaattttcaatgttttctgtAGTGCAAAGTCACAAGAACAAAGTATTTGGGTCTACTCCAACCCTGCTAATAATCCACCATTAATCATGATAGAATTAGTTTGAGTAATGGTGAGAGGATATGTTGTTGACACATTCTGTTAAAATGATGTAAGAAAACCCAGCTTTTTATATGCTTAAGACAGTGATCCACTCTGATTGGTCAGGCAGGAGTTTGGAGGGACTAGTTTGGTGACTCTCAGGGtacagttctattttttttttcttttggtggcAAAAACTAGATTAAGACCTAGAAATAAGGGCAGAAACAGGGACCAGAATTGCATGTAGTACTTAGGATACAAGTACTTGTAGAGCTCAAATAAGATTTAAGACTTGCAGGGTAACGTATGTGTTCTTGTactctgttttctgcttgttcttcACACGTAGTTTGCCTTTCCCCTCCACTCTGGTAAGTATTGAGCTGGTATTTGTGACACTGTAACAGcaagattttgtttctgaataagAATAGTCAGAATGGCTTCCAGGACTACTTCTGTGAGGTTAGAGCGTTTTCCCCCATATgcataattttctgtttcatatgCTCTTTTACTGCTCATTTTCTCAGTCTCATACAGTCCTTTACATCAACTCTTATGGCATAGAATCATCAGAAAACTTCACTGCACTCTTTGGCCCTGTTTCTAGATTATTTAGGAATGTTGAATAACACTGAAGCCAGTATAGATCTCTGTTAATGAGCCCTCTATACTGAATGTCTTGTGTTTGCAGTGTGGACTAtagttgaaagaaaaacattggaAAACATAACAAAGTGGCACTGTATGTGCCAGGCCAGACTCTGAGATGTTgttttggaggctttttgcagTGGGTGCGTATGTCTTCTGAATAAATTTCAGTTGCGGGAAACTAATTTCACTTAACTTTTCGTGTCAGGCTGTGTTACCAGTTGGTGGAACACGAATTCTTCAGTTTGTAGAAGACAGAATACAGACCACTATGGTAAGTATAGCTTGTATCAACCAGGTGAAAAATTGTGTGCATGCCAATAGTGTGGACCTTCTTGTAAGTTCCAGGAATTTTAACTTTACTAAGGCACACTCAAATTTTGTGTAGACTGGGAGTTTGTTTGATTCTTCATTGGTGCTGTGCATAGGGCGGGCATTAATTCCTATCATGTCATTGCATGTGCGTTTAGTTGATCAGCTCGCAGATCttcggggggaaaaaaaggctgaaggTTCTGCCCACCTGAGTTTAGGAAGGAGAAACtggtatattttaaatttaaacttgtTGCACTTCCATATAACATTTCAgataaaatcagtatttatgAATATACTTGACTTTCAGATGTCTTGCTGAGCTAAGTGTTCTTCAGCCCTCCAAAAAAACCTaacattttttaactttaaaagttactaacttttttccccccataaaTTTTTCTCACAGTTAACTGGAATTGCAATTGGAGCTGCAGTAGCATTATTCCTTATAGGAATTGTTGTATTTGTCGTTTACAGAAGAGTGAAACTATCTAGTAAGTACTCAACAGctatgtatgttttaaaaatagtcttaTCAGTGGGTTATCTTCCTTTAGTATTTTCTTAATGTTACGTGGTAGATTCTGTGCTCACAGTAGTTgcttactgtgagggtggttgtTCATGCAGGAAAACAGGACAAAGGACTTGTACTGATTCACTTACACAGATCTGAATGTAGAATTCATAACTGTCATGTGCAGTGCACtggagatttttattttagtgtatGATAGTATGATATGTAAATAATTTCAAGGCTGATGTGATTTCACTATTATAATAAGGGGAAACAGATGAATTAGAGGTCTGCTTTTGGGAGATAAAAATTAACTgatctttgtatttatttagagtgcttcttttttttttttttttttttttttttttaacctccccTGGTGACTAAGTAGAGCCTCAAGCCAACTGTTCCCTAGCCTGACTTAGCTAACCGGAGTTGGGTACTCTCGTATTAATTTAGGTTCCAAACTCTGGATACACTGCCTTGCTTCTTAGTAGCCATGAGCTGGAAGTATTATGGAGGTGGAAGAGTTGATAACCTGTGCTGTGCtcgctgctctttctccttaaTGTAAAGCTGTAGGTGGCTTCTGATATAATGCTTCTGTGTTCTAGAACAACTGCAACCACATGTGCCTCAATACAGATTTCGCAAGAGAGACAAAGTGATGTTCTATGGGCGGAAGATCATGAGAAAAGTAAGAACATCTGGCACTGGGGATGAAAGCAAAGATCAAAATCTAGTTTGGAAGGCGTTGTAAACATTGAAGTACTTTACCTGCTTAGCCTGGCCCAGGACTTTTAGCCTATTAAGTTTCACTGGAATTCTGCATGATTTGCTAATGTGAACAGCAGTAGCTTCTTCTGGCCGAAACTTCCTTctttcaataatatttttggACTTTGAGGATGGTGGTAAATCAATGAATATCCAAGTACCCTATGGAGCTGGTAGTTGATTATATATTCTTGAGGCACGTGTccttgtgtatgtgtgtgagcTGCACTTTGGGAATGATGAGTACTTGGCAGTAAGAGTGTTCTCCTTCGTTTACTTCCCCTAACTGCCTCAGAGTAACTGATGCTACTTTTCTGCATTGGAGTGCTAGCTGAAGCAGTCTGAGACCAGCAGctcagcaataaaaaaaaaatttttttgtttatatgcagggttatattcaaaatatttgtcagtGGTTTTATTCAGGATTGTCTCTTTCAAAGAGTGACCTCCAGTATTACTccacccctcaaaaaaaaaaaaaaaaaaaaaaaagctgacatCTTCTTTCCTATGTGAGGAGATGGCCTGTCTGTCTTTGGAgcagataatttttatttacctttctaCAATTTACCTGCAAAGAGCACTGAGCACTTCAGTGTATGAGCCTAAGATCTCTTAGACTATTCAATTGCAAATAGGATTTGCCAAACTATCTCATTAGAGACTGTTCAAAGGGAGATACCTAAAGACTGACTTCTTTACCTTGGATTGAAACAAGAAATACCACCCTTGCCCTCTTGTTCCTGTACTGATCTTGTTCCTGTCCTATTATTCTGAAAACGCTCTTTAAGAATCTATTTCAGCATGGGCCTAGTTTGTTTCTAAACTAGATCTATGTAGAAATAGATTCTTAAAGTCCTCTTTTAGAACAATCCTTCAAGCCTATGGCTGCCTATCTGACTctactttttccc encodes the following:
- the MRPL41 gene encoding large ribosomal subunit protein mL41; this translates as MGLLSELARGLVRGADRIAPFTSKRGPRSYNKGRGAKKLGVLTSNKKFILIKEMVPQFVVPDLTGFKLKPYVSYRAPEGSEPPMTAKQLFTEVVAPSIEKDVKEGTFDPSDLEKYGFEPTQEGKLFQLFPKNYVR